In a genomic window of Aquabacterium sp. NJ1:
- a CDS encoding LexA family transcriptional regulator, which translates to MSSILGSIVARRMPLLHVGAVCAGFPSPADDFAARRIDLTEVLIAHPQATFLLRAQGWSMKDAGIGDGDMLVVDRAISPRHNHIVVAVVDGEFTVKTLYQRAGRIRLKPANPTFPDIVPRQGQTIEIWGVVTSCIKRFAA; encoded by the coding sequence ATGTCCAGTATTCTAGGCTCCATTGTTGCGCGTCGTATGCCCTTGCTTCATGTGGGTGCTGTATGTGCGGGCTTTCCTTCACCTGCAGATGACTTTGCAGCGCGTCGCATTGACCTCACGGAGGTACTGATCGCCCACCCTCAGGCCACCTTTCTGCTGCGGGCGCAGGGATGGTCCATGAAGGATGCCGGTATCGGAGATGGCGACATGCTGGTGGTGGACCGGGCGATCAGTCCACGGCACAACCACATCGTGGTTGCTGTCGTTGATGGCGAGTTCACCGTCAAGACCTTGTATCAACGTGCAGGGCGAATTCGGCTCAAGCCAGCGAACCCGACCTTCCCGGACATCGTGCCGCGTCAAGGGCAGACGATAGAAATCTGGGGAGTGGTCACCAGCTGCATTAAGAGGTTTGCGGCGTGA